A stretch of DNA from Misgurnus anguillicaudatus chromosome 15, ASM2758022v2, whole genome shotgun sequence:
gtataGTCGAATCTCCTGACTGTGTCTATCTATGTAGATACGAACACTTTGCATAAAAATCTCTGCCTATAGTCTTGTCTGGGAGATACGAAAACTCTGACCTGCCCACAGACACttcagctagttagtgtgtaaacatcatgtcgagaagaaattactaTTTCAAGGAGGGagttactaaacgtttggcaatgaaagatggaaAGAtggtacccactttatttggaacaacattgGCTACGTCTCCGCACCACAACCTGTAGAGTCTGTGatgtttctgaagatcgtttttgaagcatCACGcgcggatatccgaaaatgggtaaaaaggcgtgacgtgggtgaagctgaggtgactggttgctgaaaccacgcccgcctagctcgattctagtgacgGCAGTGtcagttcacccgtcactcaagtggtcacgcccttaattatgctgAACTTTatggcttaatataatttaaatggacgagttacaaaaaatttcacccccctcacagttgtcatgaagggcaaaattagctataaagaccaaaaacaatttttgtacatattattttttctactgtaaagttggccattttaacatggaggtctatgggaattgacttccttttggagcctgcctctagcggtcagtcgatgaattgcagtttaaataaTTTCCGTATTGGtttcattagagagatcggaaggttgcccctcggaaCGAACGTGTGAAATGTGTCACGAAACTGCTTCCGCTTCTCTGGCATCTCATTGTTTTTGACGCTTTTGGCTGACATGCCAATAATTTTCCAGATAGTTGTTGTTAGTGTCACGCTTGCTTAGTGTAGATGTGCGTATGTTTTAAAGAACAAGTACttttgtaattttataaaattataactTTTATTGCTGGTTTCAGTTGGTGCCCCTAAGACAATGGTGCCcctgttaaaggacacacccaaaaacggcatatttttgctcacacctacaaagtggtaattttaacatgctataataaattatctggggggtattttgagctaaaacttcacatacctACTCTgcggacaccaaagatttattttacatcttaaaaagtcttgtgaaatgtcccctttaaagactttttacatgagtagttacacgagtaggTATGGTGGCAccaaataaaacgtggcgattttttaagcagataaaaaatgagaactatattgtatggcggaagagcacttagtttgcagaaATTCGACCTctggtgcagtaatattgaggGAAGTTTAAGCAAGAGgaggagtagtcaggagtgataatgttactgcgcccgaggtcgaagtgctgcaaactaaatTCTCTtatagttcttatttttatctgcttaaaaaatcgccacgttttattttgtgacaccatacttactcgtgtaactactcatgtaacagtctttaaatagagaaaacatgaaagcactgtacaaatattaagtgcacgcattgaaaaaagatagggatgtattaatttgtctaagctgaggtaagaaaatagtaaaatattgaagaaCGGtgctgtttttctttaaaatgtaaaacatgcaAGGCAAgcttttttataaacatgcacTAGAAAAGACTCAATTGTATtaattttgctaaaaaaaactattaaaactcaaatatacataaaatcacaatatataCACACTGAGTGGTAAAACACGCATCTTTGTAGCACAACTAAATGCCACTAAATAAACCATCAGACTGAACAAATTCATTCATGTTGTGCATTTTAGGGTTAATACATCAATGTGGTGCATTTTGAGAGTAAAAATAGTAGGTTTATGAGGAATTTTATGTTGTAACCAATGTTGTGATTTATTAGGAAATGCTTTGGTTGTATATAATAATAGGGCACACAAGAATGATAGAATATATAGAAGTAGcgtttaataaagattaattatTAATTACTAAACTCCACAGCAACATTTgctccttgaatttgaagtgaATTCTTTAACTGCCTTTACAATTACTTTGTATCTCGAAAGGAAGTCAAGGGGTTTGTCTTTTGCAAAGTCACAGTCAGAGCCCTGCGTTTCAAATAAGCCAGATCCACAAACCACCAAGAAGCGCATGCGGGTGGCTGTGGGTGGgactttatcagtgtgatgtcacattaacaagaaaatcaagacaacatgtctaatgagacttcTTTGGTTTAATGAGGGCTAACCCTTTttattgtagggttgttgtgtttacacactatcaacacacatttatgtccaaacacattGTAAAAGTGTTTATCTTCTTTTGTTTATCTTCAGAAATCACCAAAATCATATTTTTGAGAGGCATGGACAAGTCTTCAATAGTTCTCCATGTAATTTTTATGTTTCAAAAAAGATAAAGAAATACATGTTTGGGCAACATAAAGATCCCTGTCATTGCTCTGTTCTGAGTTTGTGGTGTAtaatttttgttaaaaacagaCACGACAACACTGCATTCATATATTTCTAAATATGCTACTTGATGTTTGAGgtttcaaaataaaacattacattacataaacaaTGTACAATTTGCTCTTGATGTAAAGTTTAACAACAATCATCAGGCCGCTGGCGCCCTCTGCTGgtatttgttataataaataatatacagaagTTTATTGCTGATACATTtcttaatgtattttaataggttcactaaaacagtatgattactcacttttgatactttatttaAACCAATAATTATTGTCTCATTGATCATTGAGACCTATCTTTATTTCcaaatctataaataaataaaatcttcaGTAGATAAGAAAATAACCATTACTGACAGCTCTAgataaaacttttgaaaatgCACCTGCATTGATTTGCAttctgttattaaaagacaATTTTCCAGTAATATATTGCacatttcttgaaaataataGGCTATTAAAATTCTTTCTTGTTGCCTTCTCCTGAAAAATATTGCACATCGTCTGATATTGTGAGCTAGTGTATTCAACTCAGTttgatttatatagcacttttcacaattgtttaatattccaaagcagcttaacatgaaaaagaaatgaagaaaacaCAGACTTGCTCTTTTGTATGGTCAAATGTGTATAAGAAAAGTCGTAGCTTTATCAAAAGTAAAAGCTCAGAATggcacaatactgtatatagattattattattactgaaTTTGTCTTAATCTGTAAAGTTGTTATCATAACACACACTTCTTCTAATCTCAtattaatcttgagtacctatagagtaatattgcatccttcatatctctgaagagtctttagttttatcagatttatacaACAGATTAACAACAAAGTGACCTTTTTCACAAAAAATAaggtttctttttttaaatgtaactgtttttttgtcaaaatattGTTCAAAAAGCTTTGCTTTGTTGGTAAGCCTATGTATAATCGCTTTAGTGCCCTTATTAGTGATGAATTCAAATGACTATGTCCGGCTAACTCTTACCTTACAACAGGCTTAATTCAGTGCCGCTAGAACCAACAGGCGAGTGACGTCAAAGTAACGCGAGAACGGTAgagaaatcatacggagaagtcttttgattcgctctcgcggtacgttgACGTCACCCGAATGTCCTTACCGCACCGCATGAAGTTAAGTCTAATTTCTCTGACAAGCAACATGTGAAACTCTGACCTGCccgcttttaaaaaaaactcatgcaAGATAGATCAGTCATTGTGATTGGCAGTAAAAAGTTTAAGACGACGCTACAACCTTATTTGGCCCATTTCACCTTACTTTGTATCAAGCATATTCAATGTCACCAGAACACATGGGAAagtaaatggaaaaataaacaattattgaaaaaagataagaaaggtaaaatgttttttattgtatttattaatatagcaAGACCaaagaaatacaaaatacattacaGAATAATTacaatgcaaaacaaaaaaattgacaACAAGACAGACAACATGGTTACTATCAGAAAAATACTAAAATATATATCTACAGTACTTTACATATCTAAAGTATCTTATATATCTACAGTATTTTATATATCTACAGTATTTTATAAGGTCAATGAGGTCTGGTTTGGTTTGCTCAGTCCTGTGTAGTGTCCAGCACTTTTAGATCCAACCCTAAGGAAGAAAAAGCAGAAAAATCTTCATTTAGTCAGTCATTATATGAATGATATGATCAAACAGAAACTCTGAATGAACCATGAGCTCCGTTCACTTTAACAACTGTTTTCAAACTTCATCTGAACCTCTGACTACTCTGTCTGTAACACTACCTGACGTCTGACAGCAGTGATGAACAGAAGACCCTGACTGACTTCATTCATCAAACCAGCTGTGCTGTAAGATCTGATGTAATGTGGGTCGATCATCTGGATCATGTGCTAGACACCATCTAATAATATCTTGACATGCTGAAGAAGTTTAAAGAGGAGAGCTGGTTAGTCATGACACATAACTCAAGCATAACTAATCATTCTTATGTCATCATCATAGCATCAGATGACATAAGCGACATGACCTCTAAGTTCAgagagttaaacattttgggCTCGTCTTGTTTGTCTGTTCCTGCATGTGACACTCTTCCAGATTATTTATGTCCATTTTTACCAACATTTCTCATTTAATCACCTTCCGATAAGTCAGGATTCACAAACAGGACTTCCTCCGACTCTGGATCAGGCAAACATCCATTGACCATTTCAAAGAGGAGCAAACCAAGAGACCAGACGTTGGCAGAGATGGCATGAAATTTTTTCCTCTCTGTGACCTCGGGTGGGCAGTACGCTTTGTTTCCTGTAAGTGAGACAGATTGAGTTTAGCCAAACTGTACAAGTGTCACATAATAAATTAGTTTCAATTCTGGtgctacaggaacacaaaaAACCAGCTCACCTACATACTGATTACTGTCATAGACATCACTGGTAAACAGCTGACCACAACTGAAGTCAATTAACTTCAGGTCTAAAGTGTCGGTGTTGATCAGGATGTTACCAGGATGTATGTCAGTATGAACGACACCGTGATCAATGCAGTCGATTACTGCCTTCACCGCTTGACGCATTAATTTACGCGCCATTTCTTCACATAACATCTCACTTTCTGTTATGCCATCCTTTAAGGTTATGCAGGGCTGGGGGTACTCCATAACAATTGCTATTTTCTCATAGTCTTCAAAACTTTCGAACATCTGGATTACATTTGGGCTTAAGGGAGGTTCACTCATCTTAACCAAGAGTGCCAGTTCTGTAATCAGAGGTTCAGAATAGCAAGGCTggaaaaaacaggaaaaatgtTATCACTTTAATATATTCAGATCTCTTTATTCTCTGCAGTATTTCAGTCAAGTCTCATGTTAGCTACAGGTTTATTCATTATATTGTATCATAAGctataaaataactaaatatgtTTTGTGACTTACAATAGCAAGAGTACGGTCACCGACACACTTCTGTATGAATTTGATGGCGACCTgcaaagaataaaaaaactattaaaaacatgacctttaaactttaaacacaTAACCATCCACAGTCTGTACATAGACAGATTTCCAAGTGCATAAAGGGTACAATGTTAAATTTGGTAAAAGTCTGCTACCTCTTTGCCATCAGAAATACGTGTTGCCTCATAGACACTTCCAAAGGTACCTTGACCCAAAATATTCCCCAAGTTATAGTAAGTCTCCACATGATCTGAaacacacataacataacacatgaCAATACATTcaatacatacagtactgtacctTTGCTTGTCTTGTATGAACCACAACTGATGCGGTTAATGTCTGCAGTTACTTTAAGTGAGGTGACATCAAAATGAAAACTAAAGCAATAATATTTAGACAATAAGCAGTAATAATGATCACAGATTCACCCTCAAGACTTTCTTGATAAAATGGGGAAGTGTCTGATGAAGGCACAAAAGGCTCCACTTTGGTACTGCAGCAGGAGAGGAAGGTTCGCTCTATAGCCTTCCAGGTTCTCTTTAAGAACCCCCACTTTCCTGCCTTCTCTTTGGCACATTGTTCTAAACACAAACAGTAAAGCATTAAAACATCACTGAATGATTTATTACAGGTGTTAATAATGACATCATATATCTATCATTTCATCTTACCTTCTGGGCAGATCTCTGCCATATTCATGCCATATTCAAAGTCCAGGTTTGTGGCTTCTGATGACTTGTCTGTCATCTCACTGGACCTGCTGTCAGCTGATAAAGATCTGCTCTTCACAGCTGTACTAGATGCCTTCACGCCACTGTGAGCATCGAGACTTAAGGTCTCTATGGAACCTGATTGGGCATTCATCAGGCCTTGAACGCCTTTCCTGTGATCGGCACTGTCATCTAAGGAAGCGGACGCAATGTCCGATGTATCCAATACATGCGTTTCTTCGAGAAATGAACCCGTGTAAGAAGTCTGGTCAGCCATAGACCAAACTTTGGCTGAACTTTTCGCTTGAGCCGGACATGCATCTGATGTATCCCCGACCCAGTAAGAACCTGAGTCCAAACTGTCCTGGGGACGGGATGCATACTGGACAGACAGCCCTGAAGATGATTTGTCCGGCTTCAGTGGAGGAACAATAGCTTTTACTTTGTTCCTCCGGCAGCTGAGGAAGGGGCGCGCTACAGCCTTGCAAGCTCTATTGAAGAGCCCACGGATCCCTGCCCCCTTCCCCTCACTGCCTACTGAAACAAGAAAAACCAGACAGTAAACGGTTAAATCTCTCATCACTAATGATCATCACTGTAATAATCTCaatgaaattttattttatctgCAATagtaaaaatatacatatatacataatgtTAGTTTTTAATTCCACAACTGATTCAGTCTTTTCAGAAAATACAATGACACAAAAAAACTTTCTTCAGAATAAAAGATTGAGATAATGATCTACATTAGCTAAAGACATTACTTTACATTTTTCTTCATGTGGACAGTCCATTTTAAAATGACACAGAAATAGTTAATTTaaatacttttaatatatttgtgAGACACAGATAAGCAGATCTGAATGGATGATAAACAGACGTTGTTCTCTTTATTGTGTTAATCTATTAACAGTAAAGATCTTCTATCTGATATACATGTAGTTTATTCAGTTCATCTCACCTTTTGGGCTGTCGTCCACAGTGTCAATAAAACTCTCTCTTACAATCTTTGCTTCAGCGAAGAGCGATGAATCCCGTCACTGACAGGTGTTCAGATCAGGGAAACGATCGCTACAAACGCCGACCTTCAATCCATCAACAATTCCACCCTTGGTGTTGTTGAGGGTCAAACATGCTGAGGACATGAAGTTAGATAAGAAATCAAATGAGAAAACACTACAGTGCACTTTTCTCTCTGAACTGCCAAATGTAAAAAAGTGAATAAAGTCAAGAAAACTGTGAGCTAGGCGGCTCTTCTTAAATGTATGTGATATATGTACCAGCTAATGTATTTCTCATGGTTAACATTAACACTGCATACAGCACAAACACGACGCAGGGACGATTTTTTTCAAGACATGactttttggtttaaaacaATAGAAATGCATGCATTTACAGTATTAATAATGCTTAGTAACTGTTTAGACGCTGATCAACCAATCACAATAAAGACATGATCTCTAACTTAATCTGCACTGTAACATATTTACAGATTTTCACAAGACTTCCCCAAGACTTTGATTTtcttacaataaaatatttacttgTTTTACTTTAACATCACATAAGCTGGACCATCATGactgtatattaaatgtattttaaatattcagATCATCTTACCTTTTGGACTGTCGTCCAAAGTGTAAATAAAAGGTGTCGTAGACTTTCCATCGGGGAAGAACGATGAATCCCGTGACTGATGGATGGTCAGATCAGGGAAACGATCACTACAACCACCGACTTTCGGTCTGCTGACACCTCTGCTCATATTGATGCGACCCTCGGTGTTACTGAGGGTCAAACATCCTGAAGACATGAAGTTAAATATGAGATTAAATGAGTAAACACTTATGTTTGTACATTTCCTGCAATATAGTGCATTTACACATAATTTATGTcatcaaaataacacaaaagcaGTTTTCTGGACAGAgtttaccctgctgaaaaaaacaataaaaccatcacagaaaattctaatggtttccattaaaataccaataggaaccattaacttttaccattaaaaccactacactgttgtgtgttttgggcaatattccattagaaccaatacaagtcccaataaaaccaattgaatttctgtgatggtgtctattgttttttagcagggtagataatccaggactaggccttagtaaaaataagacatttaagtagcttttacaaacataactaacaaaaaacaatactggtgtgcatcttgagacaaaacactGGCACTATTATATTAAGATT
This window harbors:
- the LOC129418713 gene encoding serine/threonine-protein kinase pim-2 isoform X2 codes for the protein MADQTSYTGSFLEETHVLDTSDIASASLDDSADHRKGVQGLMNAQSGSIETLSLDAHSGVKASSTAVKSRSLSADSRSSEMTDKSSEATNLDFEYGMNMAEICPEEQCAKEKAGKWGFLKRTWKAIERTFLSCCSTKVEPFVPSSDTSPFYQESLEDHVETYYNLGNILGQGTFGSVYEATRISDGKEVAIKFIQKCVGDRTLAIPCYSEPLITELALLVKMSEPPLSPNVIQMFESFEDYEKIAIVMEYPQPCITLKDGITESEMLCEEMARKLMRQAVKAVIDCIDHGVVHTDIHPGNILINTDTLDLKLIDFSCGQLFTSDVYDSNQYVGNKAYCPPEVTERKKFHAISANVWSLGLLLFEMVNGCLPDPESEEVLFVNPDLSEGLDLKVLDTTQD
- the LOC129418713 gene encoding serine/threonine-protein kinase pim-2 isoform X1; its protein translation is MADQTSYTGSFLEETHVLDTSDIASASLDDSADHRKGVQGLMNAQSGSIETLSLDAHSGVKASSTAVKSRSLSADSRSSEMTDKSSEATNLDFEYGMNMAEICPEEQCAKEKAGKWGFLKRTWKAIERTFLSCCSTKVEPFVPSSDTSPFYQESLEDHVETYYNLGNILGQGTFGSVYEATRISDGKEVAIKFIQKCVGDRTLAIPCYSEPLITELALLVKMSEPPLSPNVIQMFESFEDYEKIAIVMEYPQPCITLKDGITESEMLCEEMARKLMRQAVKAVIDCIDHGVVHTDIHPGNILINTDTLDLKLIDFSCGQLFTSDVYDSNQYVGNKAYCPPEVTERKKFHAISANVWSLGLLLFEMVNGCLPDPESEEVLFVNPDLSEACQDIIRWCLAHDPDDRPTLHQILQHSWFDE